The segment aactctggaacctctccactgataattgtcataatgaacaaaccaacaaaatatgttaataaatacaaaaacacttcgattattagtctaactcccaaaataagtttccaaagaaattacagtctactttataggtcacaatcagattgacaagatgtagggaatagttggtaattaccaaaaacatagtagacaagcttgatttgataactgctatatccaatgtcaagcaatttttatttattggctatctacctatttactgaaaaaaatagccggtaccgtatattggctttaaaccttcaccaataattatcgtcagaatggtgacttcatgaggctccacccacttttgcctcgttataattcaggataacactgaaggctaccatgggcattgttggattagaaaatttaacttctggctataaaactaatttctcgagtagttgtaagaagtgctaaatgatcctcaaggatcccagcagttggtctaaacgtttaattcatgtatattactgctatactgttgcggcactaatgctacagtagtattactacgctagcactgataccccaccaacatctatgtatcgttccgccattcataaagtctttgtgtttcagagccgatggaatttctgtctggtggatgggcggggcaacatttagtcaaaaggtgtttgtttaccttgcttacataatgaatgtttttcgactcttggctcgtaatcattggccatggcgtcggctagatcatttttactctataaaaattaaaactatcgggtttaggttattgataatgctgacaaaattgtgTGTGgttatacatatgtcaactttcagctaaatccgatgctttgacaaggagcaaagtccaaaaaaccgtgttacagaaaccctgaatctcatagtacacgtcaatttcttatgttttgagGCAGTTTCAGGACTTTCTGTTGTACATTATTTTTCAAGGTCTTTTAAGTTGTTTCAGGCGCTAGTAGCACTGGTAGCATAGCAGGGACCAACAGACGGTCGAGTCTGACTAACGCGCTTATGACAAATTTCAGCCGCTCTTTTTGTCGCGAATGATATGGCGACTTGTACAGTACTAGGGTCATGCCCGATGTTATGGGCTGATTGCCCTACGATAGGGGACAAGTTCCAGCCCGTGCACAAGGACAACTCGAATGGTAAACACGGAGGacttttacaattttttacaaaactaaaatttaccAATGTTAACAGTGAAACAAAGCAGTTATACTATAATTTGGGTGGCACAGCACCCCAAATTTAGATGAATTTAACGTGGCCATGCGACCattcaaaacacacaaaaatcacttaaattgaAATACTTCATAAACCCAGCAAAAAACATTTGCTTGAAGGTTCATTAATCAATGACAACAATGATTCTGATCGATTAGCCCAACGATGGCCAAGACAAAGAACAATTACTTACTTCATGTACATAATATGGTCATTCGCACCTCCCTCACGGCCAAGCTCACCCCTACACCACGTACAAGGTTGTTATTTGAACTGCGTTAATTAACAGAGAGAGCGAGCTTGGAGTGCGGCTAGGTTTTATACCTGAGTGGATCGGGTTAGTCACTTTAgtctaattaattttatttaagaaggAAACATTCTttcgtttttcatataatttataaaataacaagaaTTTAGTGATTGAGCTATGAGGGAGGAGAGGCGATGACTAATAAATATAGGCATAcaaaaaggaaccatttcactgcaGTCGCCAATTCGTCTTACGTTACAAGCGGGGAaaagatggagggagggaggaggagtctCGGAAAATTCGTGCACTAATTTTTCGCGACACTTttgacgtaaataaaaaaaataaaaaatcgaaagAAGGGGAGGAAGGTGCTTTCGTGAAAAACGTGATGCACTTACAACCAGAATTGACTCTGCTTACATCAAGGGGATCCGCGCTTACGTAAGACGCCGCTTTCGACTTATTGGGTTCACCAATAAGGCTCATTGTTGCTCCCGGTCTTACTCGAATATTAATACCCTCATTGCTTTCGCTATGTCATTCTCTCGGGTCTTCCTATCAATGCCTTCTCTTTCCCATACAGTTTTCACAATATCTTAGGTTCTCTATACCACACTACCTATCCTATTTCCTTATAATAATCTCTCAGGCAGGGTGTAGCACACAATTCCTGCCGAAGATCGCTCCCAAAGTAACTGTGGTGGCAGCTCTCTTTTCTGTGCCACGGCCgccatacatgttatatatatgccAGGCGACTCTTTCTTATTCTCATTTACTGTTTACAAGTCATCACTTCAAATGGTTTCCTCACGACGCTTGCTATGAAGACACTGTTTTTTAGTTCCATACTACAACCTTTTATTTCATGAGCTGTTAAATTCTCCTGAGACCCTTCTGGGCTTTGATTTCATTTGCCTACGGAGGCAGTCCTCTGCATCATCTCTCCCCATACTCTAGCACAGGGGTTCCAACCTTTGGCACtctgaggaacccctgagacaatttttctcatttcaaggaaccccaaatatatatatatatatataattatataaatacatgtatatatataatacatacagacatatatatattatagatatatatatctatatatatgatcaccATTGCACAGACCATAGGAGCTTTTGGTGAAGAGCTATGCTTTGTCTCAAAAGCCAGAAACATAGTATCCCTCGTATATACTCCGAAATCCGGGTATACTAGCGTATGGGCATTGAATACCCAATTACACCCGACTATATACTGGGATTACTCTGACAAATTTTGTTCTCTCTTAGTCTTGGGCGTGCAAAGAGCAGTGGGAGTTCTGGTGGCGATAACACAGTCGGTCCTTCTCAGAAATAATAAATTTCCAGTATCTggtggaatacacacacacacacacacacacacacacacacacacacacacatatatatatatatatatatatattaaaaataatcaatagACAATCAAGTGTGGAACAGATCCTGATATAAAAATCTCTATAcccatatgtcctctcttttcttccaggaactaaaatgtagagcattttacacactttcttttgatgtacatgcgtcgggaatccgttccctctatgtgaaattattcatgtattttcgtctgtgaagaaacacattcacagcggggttctgtccatttttgtttgtttgttcgtgcgtgcgtgacggacacCCCACTTCCGTCCGCCTCATTTGCCGAAAAaatttctacgggctgctctgtgagcaagagcccgtgctggcacaaggccagcttaatctcaaacaacaaccgaATAAAGTTAGTTCGCTCGCTCTCCTCGTATTGCTCAGACCTCACAATATCCCCTGAcagaaaactgggagaatataGTATAAGGAAAGCCGCCAAAATTAAGAATGTCCTTAACCTGAAAAGCGATCGATGTCAAAGCTGGGTAGCCCGGCACTGCCTCAGTTATCAAGAAATGAAATGAGAGGGAATTGGgttaaaagtaaagtagaaatattgttatatctaatttagaaatatctgtaattttgggggattaattttttttaaacatttttaagtaacataaagtaaagttaaacttaataatgagtaaagtaaaaaattaagggaataaagctttgcacctcataaacagtgtagtgtgcccgtaattgtgtttgtggagtgagcacttaggaaccaggaacctgTCGTAGGTGTTGTAAATTTATATTGTACATATCCATTTTCTAACTTTAACAAaatcactgctaagagctacaaataactataccccattttctttggTATAAGCTCtacagaaattttaatattacattttgaataatctgattaattttacatagcatttaaaatatttgatagatagatttaataaatagatttaactgtcccttcaaattagttaagaaatgatttaattgatttagggagtgataagaaccattgtcCTGgcataggcttttttttttttttttttttttttttttttgtagctataAGCCGAGCGCGGGTTTTTTAggccttgttcaaacagacaGCATGGTAGACGGACAACAACTTGTTTCGTAAACTTCATCTTGAGTTTAATTTACGtagtgtagggttttagaaattaataacccttaagataattggtttgtatggtATCCtctcctgtttgtacctatcctaacccatatcctacccaaatccttatctgcaaccaaactTTGAAACGGCCATTCATACTAAACTGTCGTCGGAATTTCGGAAAGAGtcggtaagtaaaataacatttcttatcaccatacccatttatttccacgaatacaattagaggtcgctgggtttgctgattaaatatataagatttgTTTTTTAGTTAAGGAGTGAtttaagaggtgtgtgtccaaactgggctaacttaaaggtaggtcaacataccaattttccacATAGGCTAGGCCGCTGTGAatggacggctgatttgagccaacggtCATTGTGTTAGGAAGCAGTTTTGTCTATTAACGTTTAACTTACTTATTTAAGACGTAAtgcactgttttctttaccttaactaaattttgagcccttttacatagttaggctattgtaattttggtgtttgtgagaattaattaggcatagaatcagattgaacaattttacaggggtttatataattacatgagcatagtagaaaatttagtcaattaggtctgtctgtttacttagcattactatttgggattagtttaccttaattttactttaaccgggtcgaTACTTAATTGAATTCCAAGACCAAACTGAACTGCCCTGGGAATTTTACGGCCGtggtttaatttattcatagtcctcattagattaattgcatttacctaaaTTACTCTTACCTGAATTCAACTAGCCCACttaaacttacaaagcaattattaatcctttggattttctgacaCAAGTCTGAAAATACGTTAAGCACACGGAAGAATTGTGCACTTAACAGCCCGTTTCATACAATTTACTGTATTAccagagaacactcagtggaaggaattaccctcgtaattttgtagagtatattccttcaatcttcccattgagtgaaacaaatttcccacaaaggAAGACTGGCATCCCCAGCGGAATGTTTTAAGGTTGTGTTGTTGTCCTGGGATTTTTTATGCTTTGTTACCCTTTTAAACTCATAAAATGTCTGTGACATAATTACCATATTCCCTCCAACTTTATGAGGAAATCTGCAAGGATCTATGCACAAGCGCTGCTGACATAATTCAAAGGGCAAGTGATGTTGAGTCCTCGACCTTGGAGGCATATCGTCTCAGGCTAGAGTCTCAaataaagaagtatgaagaaCTCAACTTTAAGCACTTAGTTCAACTTGGAGAAGAAGGGTTCTCTGAGCAAGACCCTGATAGAACACAACTCACTGCAAAGCGGTGTCATGCCAACCAAGTCATCATGCAAAGCACTGAAGTTTTGGAGAAactaaaaatcatttgcatggaaACCAAACCCCAGAGTATTGCAACAGAGTTTAGGCCATTGCATAAGGTTAAGTTGCCGTCTTTATCACTACCAGAATTTGAAGGGATCGATGGAGAATGGCCCCCTCTTTTGGGATGTTTTCGAGTCTAACGTTCACTCTCGTCCAGACTCGAGAGCTGTTGACAAATTTAATTACCTGAAGGGATGTTTGAAGGGTGAAGCACTAGCTCTGATTAAAAATATCCTTGTCACGAATGAAAACTATCTAGACACCATTGACATGTTGAAGAAAACTTATGCTGATCCAGAGAAAATAACCTCATCTCTAATTTGTCAAGTAGCAGGCCTGCCTAAGCCTTTGCAGATCTGGATTCACTACGTGGCTTCCAGGCTAAACTTGAAAAATATGTTAGaggcatagaaagaaacaaaccCAATTCGGATCACTGTACCTGGGTACTTGGTCCTTTAGTTTTCCAAAAACTACCTGGCAAGGTGAAAGAGTAAATCTAAAACAAGTGTGGACAGGACTACCCCTCACTACTAGATATTAGAGAGGGGCTAGGAAAGATAATCCTGACCTTGTCCTTTGGATTTTGAACCCAGGGATAAGAACAAGGATTACTCCCATAGAAAACCTAAGTCTAAAAAAAGTTCTATTAGACCAGGTAATCAGACCAAAACCCAGGTTAGTTCTTACACCCCCAAGAAACATGATGTCACGAATCATCTGAATATTTCTGTCACTTCGGGTCAGCCTAATAAGACAGCTAGAATTCAAAGTTGTGTATTCTGTGATAGACCAGAACATAAAGCCTACCAGCGTGACAATTACAAGACCATGCAAGAATGCATTTCAAGACTTACCGCACAAAATCGTTGCGTGAAATGCACTTCACCTGACCATAAGACAACAGATTGTCTTGTAAAGTTCATCAAATGTCTGTCATGTTAAACTGGACTACACAATTCAGCATTGTGCCTTGATTCCGCAACTGAAGTCTCTGCTGTGAACTATTGTGGAGACAATGACAGTGACAAAGACTTAAAGTCACAAACAAGAGGAATTCTCCCTACCGCTTTAATGAAAGTGGTGTGGGCAACACCAAGGAACTTAGATCACTGTTTGATTCTGGGGCGTAATGCACCTTCATCACACAAGAGGCAGTGGAAGAGTGTAAACTGGAACGAGACAATCCTGTTCAACTGAGCATCAGTGGGATCTGGGATACCAAAGAACCTAGAGAATATAGTATGGTCACTCTACCTGTCAGGGTAAACGATGACAGCCTTGTAACTTTAAAGGCTATTGTCATACCTACCTAAACTACCTCAGAGCTCTAGGCCTCGTGGACTCTGTAAGATAGTCTCTGAACTGAAGAGCAGGAATGTCACCCTAGCTGACCCTAACTTGTCAAGTAGTCAGATTGACCAGGTGAAACTGCTTGTTGGCATAGATCACTACTTTGACTTCATCCATTCTCCACAAGCAAACGGAGTGAACCTGATTGAGTCCTCCTTAGGATATCTGGTCGCTGGTAAACTGCCTAGTAATGACACCCCTATCAGTACTCATTCTGTAACTGTAATGAGACTGGCAGTTGATGAGCCTTCCAAAACTGCTCTAGAGATACCACTTGAGATGTCTGATAGCAAATTTGCTGAAGACCCCTCCAACAGCTTTGGACCCTAGAATCAGTCGGAATTGTTGATCAAGATATGTCACCTGAGGATAAATTTGCActggaagaattcaagaattccaTCAATATGGTTGAGGGACTATATGAGGTATCTCTCCCATGGAAAGACTATAAGAAACAACTCCCTACCAACTTAGCACTCTCGAGGAAAAGACTGAACAGCACTATTCACAAGctgaaacaaactaataaatatctGGAAATTTATGACCAGATCATCAAAGAACAACTGTCTCTCGGCTTCATTGAAACAGTACAAGAAGACCTTAAGTTGAACAACATACACTATTTACTCCATTTACCTGTGATTAAGGATTCAACTACAACGCCCATTCGTATTGTATTTGATGCAAGTGCCCGGATGGACAAGCAGGCCCCTAGTCTGAATGATTGCTTATACTCTGGCCCATCCTTGACTAGTCATCTAACCAACTTGTTGTTGAAATTTCGTCTCGACCCATTTGCAGTATCGGCAGACATCAGCAAAGCCTTCTTACGGGTAGGTCTCCAACCTATAGATCGTGATTATACACGTTTCATCTGGCTAAAAGATCCTAACAATGAAAAGGAACTTCAAGCCTATAGGTTTAGATCAGTTCTCTTTGGAGCCACCTGCTCACCTTTTCTACTCCAGTCAACCTtgcaacatcactttgaaacctaCCCCACTTCACCTGAAGTTAGTTTCCTCATGACCAAATTTTTTGTGGACAACTTAATTGGTTCCTTATCTACAACAGTCAGCCTCTACAGCCTTTACAAGGTTGCAAAGGAAGTTCTGTCAGATGCCAGAATGCTTTTAATAGAATGGATCAGTAATGATCCAACCTTCAACGAAATGGTAACACAAGAAGGTGATGGAACAACAGAAGGCTCAGATCTTGTCAAAGTTCTAGGGCTTCATTGGAACTACAAGACtgaccacttaagcataaaaccccTTACCTTTGAGGAAACTCCGCTTACCAAACGGCTACTTTTGAGcaacctttcaaaagtatttgacCCTTATGTTTTGCCACCAGAACTTCAAGAACAGTGGTAGAAGATCAAGAAAGACCTTGAGAACATATCATACCAGGAATTCCCACGCTTCACAGCCAACAGAGGCGGACTGGCCAGGTTGCCAGGTTGCCAGGTTGCCCGATGGCAAGTGGGCCCCTTACACATGGGCCCTTTACACATGAGACCAATGGAAAATTTCAGTACTGAACAAATTCCTTTCTAAATGTAAGgttaaggtttatatatatatatatatatatatatatatatatataatacatatatatatacctatatagatatatatatatatatatatacatatatatatatatatatatatacatatatatatatatatatatatagattatctatatatatatatatatatatatacacacacacataactatatacacacacacacacacacacacacacaccacatatataatatatatatatctatatatatatatatattatatatatatatttattatatatattatgtatatggcGACTTATGACTAGTTGGGCTCCATGAGGCCCCTGGCTTAGAATATTACTGGTTATTGTCCATCCCACACAACAGATGCGATTTGCATGACAGTGAGGGAAAGTAAAGATTTATTTGTTACTAGTATATGCAGCATGGTAAGTAAaatcattttgtgaaatataaatGTTTCTATATGTCAATAAGAAATATCTTCAAACTcgaatataagaaaagaaatggctatttttagaagacaaaacatatatattaatataattgtgaattatatatatatatatatatatatatatatatatatatatatatatatatatatatatgtgtgtgtgtgtgtgtatactatatatgcagctttctctttcaaagagctgggtaaaaattccttttaatcaatcaaatctctctctctctctctctctcacacacacacggtggttgtgtgtgtatgtgtgatatatatgtgtatgtgagaactatatatgtattgtgtgagagagagaagaacaaaaaCTCACAAGTATCGCACAGCACGGTACAGGTACGGAACACAATCAGTCACTGTTGTCAAGATTAAAATATCACGATTTTCGTTAGGGTCATTTAGGTTGCCATCTGTTGATATCTTTTACTTTATATAACTTAACTAAGTATATATTACGCATATTAATACACGCATTGACACACGGGGACGATCCCTTATCTAAAGTGCATTGTGGCCATTGAAAATGACTATTCCTTGCAGCAACTGTGCAGTGGTAGGACTGCAGCGGCTCAACAAGCCTCAGCCGTCGTCCACGGACACAGTCTGTTCTGTAGCAGTAATGTATTTGACTAGTGACTGAAGTGTTATTACCTTGACTGACTTCCTTAAGAAGTGAGttgcactgatttttttttaacctgtccTTTTGGTCTATCAGCATCTGATAGATCTTGCgaagatgatgaaaaaatgtcaaggaaatgaaaattcaaaattataatttgtgATAAGCCGATCCTTACTGTACTACGGTCCATGGCAAAATAAGTGCACTGTTGATATTGAAACATGACGTAGCTATAAGCTTCCAGGGCCTAAGCACATATTTCTTATTTCgctgaataaaaggagagaagaagtatTGAAGCAGAGAAGTATTGTTATGAGAATTAAAGATATCATAAAGATGTTCAGCAAACAAGCACTTCCTTTCCGAGGTCACAGAAATGAATCGGCCTACACTTTAGATAACGATATTTTGAATCATGGTAATTATCTAGCTATAGTGCAGTTAATGGCAAAATATGACAGTACTATGGCAGCTAATGTTTTTTCGGTGCAAAGCAACTCTGAGCAAAGAATTAAACGATTAGAACAACAAGGAAAGGTTCACAGTAAAGGTCGTGGTGGACTTGTTACATACCTGAGTAAAACAACTATAAACTATTTAATcaacattatgaaaaatatgattcaagaaaaaattgggcaagaagttaatcaACAAAATACTATTCTATACAGGTTGATTCAACGCAAGATATTTCATCCATTGATTGGTTTAGTATTATAATTCGATATGTGCTTAAAGGTAATATCTATGAGCGACTACTTTCAGTTGTACCAAGTAATGATGGAACAGGACAGGGACTTTTCGATCTATTAATCAAAACGTGACAACGTCATAAAATTTACCCAGAAAAATGCGTATCTGATAGCTCAGATGGCTCTGCAAGCTACCATGGGCAGTACAACTTTTTACAAAGTAGAATTGCTGTTGTGGCAGATCAACATGTTCATGTATGGTGGTATGCCCATGTTTAGAATCTAGTGATAACTGAGACTAAAAAATGTTGTGTGCCTgcagtttcctttttcaatttgcttcagaatttagCTACATTTGTGAAAGCATCATACCAGCGAATGGCTGTATGGATGGAAGTGGTAGGAAAACATCTgagacaagaaaaaatgaaacgatTAAAGCTAATAGGTGAGACTAGATGGTCAGGGAAATCAAATGCAGCAACAACTGTATCTAGATGCTTTGATGATGCTTCTGTGATTACTTGTGTGGATTTATTGGTATGTTTAACAATGATTCAAGAATCAGACAAGTTTGAtgcaaaaacaaagtataaagcaacgtttttcttcaaagtcttgaaaagtttgaaaccatattgactgcatttacttatttgtatatatttgaaactaCAGCCCCTTTATCAAAATACCTGCATACCAatggattagatatgtttactgCATGGAGTTTGGTTGATACAGTTACAACAAAGTTGAAGGAACAGACAAGAACATTTGATTATATCTACAGCAAGGCTtttgaatttgtaattaaatgtacTGAGGAAATTTCGCAGATGAATTTGAATGAACAGATAACATTTCAAATTGATGCTTTGGAAGATGCATTGCCagttaagagaaagaagaagataaaaatggcAGATGAACTTGCTAGTGATTAAGGAAGCTCCTCAGATCCCCTGGTTGGTTTTAGAATAAATGTGTTTAATTTAATAATGGATCGTAttgttcagtcactggaatcccgctttgtacaacacaaacagttgtaCAAAGATTTATCTTGCTTGGACTctacaaattttaaaacaattgctgAGAAAAGTCTTAAAGATGAAGCAGTGAGAGGAATTATCAAGTTGTTTCCACAAATCATCAGAGATCAAGTGAAATTGGAACTGTTCCTTTTGCTTCAATCTTtgatgttttaaagttattgcTTCATGATGGTGAAAATGTGGGCAGCAGTtgcaccaacagtaaaatgtacaCTACTTGCCCATCTTGTATACtgaaaattctagcttccaacagACTTCATGACAAGGCATATGATAACCTTTATgaactatataaaataatttgctcATTATCTGTTACCCATGTAAAGTTCGAGAGGgcattttcaaaactgaagatTATAAAGACAAGGTTAAGAAATTCAATGTCTGAGGAAAACTTGGAATCTTACATGTTACCATCCATTGAAAAGGAAATTTTAGATGAGCTGGATAATGAAGTAACTATTAACAGTTTTGCACAATCCTCCAGTGAACTTAAGAGATTACTCCTAATATAGTGGACTGCATGTAAtaggtttttgtagtttttagctGTCTATATACAAATTGTATAGTACAAGTATGCTATAGATATATccgaatattatttcaaaattcttgataaattggtatatgcatgttatacttctgtattgaaagtatacttagtatacttttattttgtgtaattCACAATTATGAAAGTAAGTAATCAAAACCATATAAATCTAGTCTTTTGATGGGCTAGACTAAATAAAGGGGTGATAAAATTTGACATATGTATGATCAATGATAAATGCTATATATGTctaaattatttgaaagaaaacttaagtagaaaacgtataaagaatgcaggctatatgtatcttcttgattttctttacaggttttattggattaacatttttagtttgcaaacatttcaaaTAACACTACTTTACATGTCATTAAACTTTTGGTTAGAAATTCAACTAAgcaattatgtatctatatttggTATTACTTTACATTATGTCTAGGTGATTTACacttattagtaaaaaataaacgttccaataatttgtcttctgtgtttccacatgtgcattttcaaatattttatgtatttgttatgtgAACTCTATTATAGTATTATGGCTGAGGGTTGGAGTGGGCCCCCTCTTTTGTCACCTGGCAACCACAATTTTTAGACCCAGTCCGCCACTGTTCACATATTCTGTGATGCTAGTGAAAGGGCCTATGGGGCTGCAGCCTATTTGATGGACCAACACAAAGGTGCAAACCTGGTTTTCTCCATATGATCTGACAGTAAAGTTGCCCTACTCTGGATTCAGAACAACAAATCTA is part of the Macrobrachium nipponense isolate FS-2020 chromosome 6, ASM1510439v2, whole genome shotgun sequence genome and harbors:
- the LOC135216505 gene encoding uncharacterized protein LOC135216505, with amino-acid sequence MSPEDKFALEEFKNSINMVEGLYEVSLPWKDYKKQLPTNLALSRKRLNSTIHKLKQTNKYLEIYDQIIKEQLSLGFIETVQEDLKLNNIHYLLHLPVIKDSTTTPIRIVFDASARMDKQAPSLNDCLYSGPSLTSHLTNLLLKFRLDPFAVSADISKAFLRVGLQPIDRDYTRFIWLKDPNNEKELQAYRFRSVLFGATCSPFLLQSTLQHHFETYPTSPEVSFLMTKFFVDNLIGSLSTTVSLYSLYKVAKEVLSDARMLLIEWISNDPTFNEMVTQEGDGTTEGSDLVKVLGLHWNYKTDHLSIKPLTFEETPLTKRLLLSNLSKVFDPYVLPPELQEQW